The genomic window GCGAGTCATCGCGTTTGACATGGGAGGCACCTCGACCGATGTCTGCCTCGTAGGGGAGCGCGAGCTTCCCCACCGCGGCGGCAGCATCGGCGGCTATCCGATCGGGATCCCGCTTCTCCCCATTCAGACGGTCGCCGCTGGTGGAGGCTCCATTGCCCGTGTCGACGCGGGCGGCGCCCTCCGGGTAGGTCCCGAGAGCGCCGGCGCCGACCCCGGGCCTGTCTGCTACGGCCGGGGAGAGGGAATTACCGTAACCGACGCGCATCTGGTCCTCGGACGCTTCGGCTCAGGAGGGCTGCTGGGCGGGCAGATGAGTTTGGATGGGGCGCGGACCCGGGAATGTTTCTTCCGGTTTTGGCGGGATCGTCTGGCCCCGCTCTGGAGCGGTCCAGCGGAGGAAGACCACCCGGTGGAGAGGTTGGCGCAAGGGATCCTGGATGTGATCAATGTCCGCATGGCTCGGGCCATTCAGCTCGTCTCCGCGGAGAGCGGGAGAGATCCGCGCGATTTTCCCCTTCTCGCTTACGGCGGAGCCGGCGGCCAGCATGCGTGCGATCTCGCCGACGCCTTGGAGATCTCCCAGGCTCTCATTCCGCGGGATCCGGGTCTCTTTTCGGCGCTTGGCGGTCTCTTTTCGGATTTTGCCAGAGACTACGTCGAGACGCTGCTCCGGCCGCAGGAGCGGACCGAAGAAGAGGATCTCGAGCGGATCTTCGACCGGCTGGCGGCCCGGGCGGAAGAAGAATTGGCCGCCGAGGGCTTTGCGAAGGCCGAACGGGCGCTCGCCTTCTTTCTCGACATGCGCTACGTCGGGCAGGGATTCGAGCTGACCGTTCCGTACTCCACAGAGTATGGCAGCCAGTTTCATCGCACGCACGAGCTCCGGTATGGTTACGCGGACTGGGGAAGAAAGACCGAGATCGTGGCACTGCGAGTGGTGGCCCGCGGCATCCCTCGCAAGCCCTCCCTTGCTCCCGAGGAGGAGATGGGGCCCGAACCGAGCGAGGATAGCCTGCTCTACGAGCGACCGGTCTGGTTCTCGGGCTTGCCTTACCCAACCCGCTTCTACCAGAGAGAGCGGCTCCTTCCGGGAAACCGGATTGCCGGGCCAGCCGTCCTCCTCGAGTACAGCGGAACGACG from Methylacidimicrobium sp. B4 includes these protein-coding regions:
- a CDS encoding hydantoinase/oxoprolinase family protein, which translates into the protein MAKPRAGGGEGSTLSDRGKNVARLLGGTASAALLAGSGSRLFRIAVDTGGTFTDFVALWDGRLLCRKLPSTPHAPEEALLEGIRGLLKERDPGRIEVVHGTTVGTNAILERKGALTALLTTEGFEDLLEIGRQNRPRLYDLGPSKPVPLVPPEWRWGVPERVGVRGEVLLPLDSSAVREIEKRLREAGVESVAVVYLFSFAHPRHEEETGRLLRNLDLPISLSCQVLPEHREYERTSTTVLNAYIAPVLRRYLGRAEEGVGSLAESGGSDGPRSVSLWVMRSNGGAMSAKRAGEQPVQTVLSGPAGGVVAAAAWGRLVGFPRVIAFDMGGTSTDVCLVGERELPHRGGSIGGYPIGIPLLPIQTVAAGGGSIARVDAGGALRVGPESAGADPGPVCYGRGEGITVTDAHLVLGRFGSGGLLGGQMSLDGARTRECFFRFWRDRLAPLWSGPAEEDHPVERLAQGILDVINVRMARAIQLVSAESGRDPRDFPLLAYGGAGGQHACDLADALEISQALIPRDPGLFSALGGLFSDFARDYVETLLRPQERTEEEDLERIFDRLAARAEEELAAEGFAKAERALAFFLDMRYVGQGFELTVPYSTEYGSQFHRTHELRYGYADWGRKTEIVALRVVARGIPRKPSLAPEEEMGPEPSEDSLLYERPVWFSGLPYPTRFYQRERLLPGNRIAGPAVLLEYSGTTVIPPPWMARVDCYRGLVLTRQGR